Sequence from the Parus major isolate Abel chromosome 1, Parus_major1.1, whole genome shotgun sequence genome:
CCGGGATGGAGCCGGCGGCTGGGGAGGGGTGCCCGGGGCAGGGTGGGGCTCACAGGGTGgggtgctggggcaggtgggGTGTGAGGGTCCCCAAGTGGGGTGTGCCAGCGGGGAGGGGGTGCCTGGGGGGTGCAGGGTCTGTTCAGGGTGGTCGGCTCAGGTTTGGGGGCCGTGGGACAGGGAGCTGCCGGGGGCGGCTGCTCCACTTCCCCGATGGAAACCCCCGGGGGCTGCCCCGGCCGGGAGCGCTGGCAGAGGGTTTTGCTTCCCTTTTCTGCTGAAGACATGAGTCGCTTTTCCCGTGCCGGGGGTGCCGATGGGAGGGGGGATCTCTGTGTgtcacccacacacacacagaggtgtgTGCCCCCCTTCCCAGCGCCCCAAATACCGCCCGAGTGCCATCGCACAGAGTCCCGCTGGTGCTGGGCACGGTGCCGCCCCCCTGCTCCCACCCGGCCTTTCCGGGCCCCCTCCCGTGGGGCAGGCAAGGGCCAGGTGCCCCCATGGGCCGTGTCCCCCGCGGGCTGTCCCCTCAGCCCCAGGAGGCCGCTTCGACCCGAGCCAGAAGGGGTTAAACGTGCTGCCGGCCGCGGATTTCCTGGGAGAACAGAGCCGGccttgtgctggcagcaggcGGTGGGGACACACCAGGGCCAAGGCACCCACCCAGTGTCCCCGGACTGGCCCGTGCTGGCCCCCAGGGGGACCCTCAGGAGCCCCAGCGTGGCTGCCGGGACACGGGCGAtctccagcccctgcctggcaCCATGAGGATGCCACTGGgagccctggctctgtcctggaATGGAGCTCCTTTGGGagggctcctgcctgccctcctgtccctgctggggggCTCAGGGGCACAGTATGCAGGGCAcagctccctccccatcctccctggGAAGGTGAGTGTGAGGGGCCGTGGGGACCTGTCGGGACCGTGATGTGGTGGCTGTGGTTGCAAACCTGGGCTGTGACAGAGCCAGAGCCCCCGGCACCCACATCCCCCTCCCTGGCACCCAGACAGacttggagctgctgtgggggctctgccctgcacaaAGCCCCTCCTCATTTGCCCTGTGAGTGTGGGTCGTGCCTGCGGGTCCCCTCGTTGTGCCACCTCGTacctggtgctggcagtgccaaaACTCCTGGCTGTGAGCCCTCAGGTCCTGCCCTGGCCTGGAGGTGACAAACCTGGGGGTGCTCTGGGGCTCCACACCGCCAGGGGTGCTGGGGCCGCAGGGTTTGGGCTCAGCACGAGCAGTGTGAGCCATGTCCCACTGTGGGATGGGCACAGGGCCAGGCTGGTGCTCAGGGCTGCTTGAGGTCCAGACTGAGTCAGATGGGCCAAACGGGGCCTTGGGGTGACAAGGCCAGCTTGTCCCACtccaggggctgccctgggagccctGGGCGAAGGGATGGggtggctgcaggacaggagggGCACAGGGGACACGGCGGTGGCAGTTACAGTCCCTGAGGGTGGCCCTGTGCAGCCACAGAGGGACCTCGGTCTCCCACAGTCCTGATCGTGGTTCCCCTGATCCTGGTCCCATGACCCTGATCCTGTTCCTTCCACtgtcctgctccttctccctctgctcctgctcccactgctctgaTCCACTCCCCCcgtcctgctccagctcctgatccagctccttctccccctGTCCTGGTCTCCTTGATCCTGATCCCACTCTCTTGATTCTGGCTCTGTCCCCTTCactctccccctgctcctgccaccaccCTGGTGTCCCTCTGGGTCCTGCAGCCGGGGGGGTCCCACTGGCCCCGGGCTGAGCAGCTGTGAGGGAACTGCGGGCTGTGTTTGCTGCCGGAGCCGAGGCCAAAGGCCGGGACTGCCTTTGTGGCCCCCGGGACCCTGCGAGCGGCTTCCTGcgggggtggggaggggggcaCGGCCTGTGCTGGCCCCGCTGCTCCCCGTTCACACAGCAGGATGCGGGGATCCCCTGCCTGTGGAAGCAGAGGGGAAGCTGAGGCACAGCGCTGCGGGGCAGCCCCCGTGCGGGTCCCGGGGCTCGGGCACAGGGCGGGGGGCACAGCCTCGGCCGCAGGAAGCCGCGTGTCGGGCCGGGAAGAGGAAGAGCGACTTCCCCATCCGAGGGGCAGGGAGCGGCCGGGGCTCGGGGCGGGGGCTCGgtcccttcccccttccccagggGGCTCTGGGGAACGGGGACCCTCCGGGACACTGCGGCTTCTCCGCCCCGGCACCTCCGCTCTCTGCCTGTCACCGGCACACGAGTGGGGCTCCAGGGCCCGCTGGGTGGGCACCAGCCGCCCCTGGCCGGACCCCGGAGGGAAAGGGGCTGCCGGCCCCAGGGTGGgatccccagcccagcccagcccagcactcgTGTCCCCGGCTCGGCTGGGCTGGGCTTGGCAGCGCCTGGCTCcggccagcagcaggaaggggagcAGGATGCGCCCTTAATGGGAATTGCAGAGGGACTCTGAGGAAGGAAAACGCGCCGGGGCTGGGGATAAACACAGCTGCGGAGCGGACGTCGGCTCCGGGGGCCCCGCCAGCGGCCGCACTCCGgccacagcccctgcccggccccTGCCCCCGCGACCAGCTCCGGCCCCGCTTGGTGTGGGCAGGATCggggctgccacagcccagAAATGTCCCTGCCCCTTGCCCTGCTCCCTCCGTCCCGTTTCGGGCTGGGGGCACGGcacaggctggcacagcacGGCACGGCACAGGCTGGCACGGCACGGCACAGCACAGCACGGCACGGCACAGCACAGCACGGCACGGCACAGGCTGGCACGGCACGGGCTGGCATGGcacaggctggcacagcacagcacagcacagcacggCACAGCACAGCACGGCACAGGCTGGCATGGCACAGGCTGGCATGGCACAGGCTGGCATGGCACGGCACAGGCTGGCATGGCACGGCACGGGGCGctgccacagcctggctgcctgGAAGCAGCACCCTGGGGACGATGTGGTCCCCATGCACACTGGCCATGGTGGCACACACGTCCCTGGGTCACGGCGGGCAGATCCCTTGGGGGGTCTCTGTTGGGGGGATGTGCCTGCCTGGGAAGCTCATCCgggagctgggctggatgggaaCCAAGGGGGTGTCACCCCTCCCGGGCCTGGGGGTGTCAGAGCAGGGGGACCACGGTGACCTAGCCCTGGAGCGACCCCTCCCTGAGGCTCTTCTCCTCCCGCAGGCTGCTGAAGGGGACACCAGGACCGCCGGGATGCAGAGCATCAAGTGTGTGGTGGTGGGTGACGGGGCGGTGGGCAAGACCTGCCTGCTCATCTGCTACACCACCAACGCCTTCCCCAAGGAGTACATCCCCACCGTGTTCGACAACTACAGCGCCCAGAACACGGTGGACGGCAGGACTATTAACTTAAACCTGTGGGACACGGCCGGCCAGGAGGAGTACGACCGCCTGCGGACGCTTTCCTACCCCCAGACCAACGTCTTCATCATCTGCTTCTCCATCGCCAGCCCGCCCTCCTATGAGAACGTCAAGCACAAGTGGTACCCCGAGGTGTGCCACCACTGCCCCAGCGTGCCCATCCTCCTCGTCGGCACCAAGAAGGATCTGAGGAACAACCCCGAGACCATGAAGCGGCTCAAGGAGCAGAACCAGGCGCCCATCACCACCCAGCAGGGCATCAGCCTCTCCAAGCAGATCCGTGCCGTCAAGTACCTGGAGTGCTCGGCACTCAACCAGGAGGGCATCAAGGATGTGTTCACCGAGGCCGTGAGGGCCGTGCTCAACCCCGTCCCGGCCAAGCCCAAGAAGCCCTGTGTGCTCTTGTGACGGGGCTGCCAAGAGACgatccttcccctgccccacagcccccacaCCTCCTGTCCCACCCGCCCCAGTGCCGCCCCGAGCCTCGCTGGGGCCGGGGCCAGCCCAAACCTCCAGCTTTAATAACTCACACCTTGTTTGCACTAACTGGCCGCCCGCCCGGGGGCAGCGGGGCTCCCCGCCCTGGCTGTCAGCGTTCTCCGGCCCCGGCACAGCAACGCTTCCTGAGAaggggatgcccagggtgggcCAGCCCCACTCCAGCCCTGAGCACTCCACAGGTACCTGCCAGCTCCACCCTCCACACCAGCTGGGGCACAGggcatccccagcccctctgtgccagccctggcactCGCCCAGCCCGGAGCATTTTGCTGGCACTGCCCCATCCTGCTCCGGGATCCCGGTGGCTCCTGGGGGGTG
This genomic interval carries:
- the RHOG gene encoding rho-related GTP-binding protein RhoG, with translation MQSIKCVVVGDGAVGKTCLLICYTTNAFPKEYIPTVFDNYSAQNTVDGRTINLNLWDTAGQEEYDRLRTLSYPQTNVFIICFSIASPPSYENVKHKWYPEVCHHCPSVPILLVGTKKDLRNNPETMKRLKEQNQAPITTQQGISLSKQIRAVKYLECSALNQEGIKDVFTEAVRAVLNPVPAKPKKPCVLL